TCATATTTTCTTGGACAAAATGGCCCTCCTCAGAAGTCTCCTCAAAGCTCCTTTAACATCCTTGTTCCTCAAGGTGTAGATGAATGGGTTGGCCATGGGAGTAATAACACAGTAAAACAGCGTCAGAACTTTGATAAGGTCTTGAGGGCTGTCCCCTGAAGGCTGCATATAGATGTAGATGCCAGGGCCATAAAATAAAGACACCACCAATAAGTGCGAAGAACAAGTGTTGAAGGCCTTAAGTCTCCCACCAGCAGAAGGAATTCGAAATACAGCTTGTGCAATATAACTGTAAGAGACAAGAATCATGGAGAGGGGACCCATTATCAGGAAGGTGGCCATCACCGCTAAAGTAAGCTCATTGACTGTGGTGTCCACACAAGCCATCTTAATTAGACCAGGCAGTTCACAAAAGAAGTGGTCCAGTTCTTGGTTCCCACACAGAGGCAGCTGGACTGTGAGTGTGGACTGCAGTAGTGAATTGGCCAGACCAATGAGCCAAGCAGTGCTGGAGAGCTGCCGACAGAGCTTGTGGTTCATGATTACAGGGTATCTCAGAGGCTTACACACAGCTACATAGCGGTCTAAGGCCATGGTGCCAAGCAGGATACATTCAGTACAGCCTAGCCAGTGAAATACATATGCCTGGGTCATGCAGCCTATATAAGTGATGTTCTTGTTGGGTCCGCCTAAGTTGAACAGCATTTGGGGTACAGTCGTGGTGGTGAAACAGAGGTCCAGGAAGGAGAGGCTTGTGA
This genomic window from Bos mutus isolate GX-2022 chromosome 23, NWIPB_WYAK_1.1, whole genome shotgun sequence contains:
- the LOC102278830 gene encoding olfactory receptor 2B11 yields the protein MKHMNESFPEDFILMGFTKYPWLDVPFFFALLTSYMFTLLGNIAIILVSQLDSQLQSPMYFFLTSLSFLDLCFTTTTVPQMLFNLGGPNKNITYIGCMTQAYVFHWLGCTECILLGTMALDRYVAVCKPLRYPVIMNHKLCRQLSSTAWLIGLANSLLQSTLTVQLPLCGNQELDHFFCELPGLIKMACVDTTVNELTLAVMATFLIMGPLSMILVSYSYIAQAVFRIPSAGGRLKAFNTCSSHLLVVSLFYGPGIYIYMQPSGDSPQDLIKVLTLFYCVITPMANPFIYTLRNKDVKGALRRLLRRAILSKKI